In Paracoccaceae bacterium Fryx2, a single genomic region encodes these proteins:
- a CDS encoding sugar phosphate nucleotidyltransferase translates to MKTIHPLILCGGMGSRLWPMSRIDQPKQFQPTNGKGSLTYFQTTVQRHRAANFKDPIVVTNAAQADLVSQQLNEIQASGLIIGEPVGRNTGPAVLAAALAILPDDPDAILLVLPSDHIIIGDLNFTVARMTAAAAGGQIITFGVTPGYAEAGYGYIIDGGRVESYDGLHSVARFIEKPSVEVAQRLIDEGTAYWASGISMFRADVICEEFRRLDPRTHAAVSRAVTEAASTRNGITLNEAAFREARDEPTERSVFENSPAISLAPIDVKWDDVGAWASVYDVNTKSDDGNVTNGDVMTLDTTNSLIRSDGRLVVVIGMNDLIVVDTKDALLVTDRKHAQQVKLVVEKLKSGGRAEVVSHPFRNHAWGGIESLATDPGYRLEMLTLLPGSTMAINGHGLGASFLSVVSGQATYLEDCRGNDHTLGLGSMLTIDKDTQISLTNTADYDLHAFLLSTAPPVVGPPARISQSLPPLRAVANG, encoded by the coding sequence ATGAAGACGATTCATCCGCTCATCCTGTGCGGCGGCATGGGATCGCGCCTTTGGCCGATGTCTCGCATCGACCAGCCCAAGCAGTTTCAACCCACCAACGGCAAGGGCAGCCTGACCTATTTCCAGACGACGGTTCAGCGGCACCGGGCAGCGAACTTCAAGGATCCGATCGTCGTTACCAACGCGGCGCAGGCCGATCTGGTAAGCCAGCAACTGAACGAGATTCAGGCGTCGGGCCTCATCATCGGCGAGCCCGTCGGGCGCAATACCGGCCCCGCCGTCCTGGCGGCGGCGCTGGCCATCCTGCCGGATGATCCCGACGCGATCCTGCTGGTGCTGCCGTCCGACCACATCATCATCGGGGATCTGAACTTCACCGTCGCGCGCATGACCGCTGCGGCCGCCGGGGGGCAGATCATCACGTTCGGCGTCACCCCGGGCTATGCCGAGGCCGGCTACGGCTACATCATCGACGGCGGCCGGGTCGAGTCCTACGACGGCCTGCATTCGGTCGCGCGCTTCATCGAGAAACCCAGCGTGGAGGTCGCGCAGCGGCTGATCGACGAGGGAACGGCCTACTGGGCGTCCGGCATCAGCATGTTCCGCGCCGATGTGATCTGCGAGGAGTTCCGCCGCCTTGACCCCCGCACCCATGCCGCGGTGTCCAGGGCCGTCACCGAGGCAGCATCGACCCGCAACGGCATCACCCTGAACGAGGCCGCCTTTCGCGAGGCGCGCGACGAGCCGACCGAACGGTCGGTCTTCGAAAACAGTCCCGCCATCTCGCTCGCGCCGATCGACGTGAAATGGGACGACGTGGGGGCCTGGGCCTCGGTCTACGATGTCAACACCAAGTCGGACGACGGCAACGTGACCAACGGCGACGTGATGACGCTCGATACCACGAACTCGCTCATTCGCAGCGACGGGCGGCTGGTTGTCGTCATCGGGATGAACGACCTGATCGTGGTGGATACCAAGGATGCGCTGCTGGTGACCGACCGCAAGCACGCCCAGCAGGTCAAGCTCGTGGTCGAGAAGCTGAAATCCGGCGGTCGGGCCGAAGTGGTCAGCCACCCGTTCCGCAACCACGCCTGGGGCGGGATCGAGTCGCTGGCCACCGACCCGGGCTACCGGCTTGAAATGCTGACGCTGCTGCCCGGATCGACGATGGCCATAAACGGGCACGGGCTGGGCGCCAGCTTCCTGTCGGTCGTGTCGGGGCAGGCCACCTACCTGGAGGATTGCCGGGGCAACGACCACACGCTCGGCCTGGGCAGCATGTTGACCATCGACAAGGATACCCAGATCAGCCTGACCAATACCGCCGACTATGATCTGCACGCCTTTCTTCTGTCCACCGCCCCGCCCGTCGTTGGTCCGCCCGCCCGGATCAGCCAGTCCCTTCCGCCGCTGCGGGCGGTCGCAAATGGGTAA
- a CDS encoding glycosyltransferase codes for MQVLGHVLYLLVLGILLSSLPTGALDGAEGAILALGVIGLWRYSWAAINFGRATWYQLFAYPRLRQRAAVAYAGRAAPAHAYFLVTSYKIDPDVTTRVYRSIFAAAAESVGGATVVASVVDGADLRLIRSVFAQMRTDMASVRLIVDQVPGTGKRDALAKALRTITGQAPSWRDIVILVDGDSCVPIDVVARSAPYFCDPAVGALTTDESVEITDAPAFRDWFALRFTQRQMMMSSMGLSRRVLTLTGRMSVFRADLATDPGFIRQVQSDYLDHWRLGRVDFLTGDDKSTWFWLLKNGYQMLYLPDVQTVSMERQPLPGFVESAVTLMVRWFGNMMRTNGRALALPATRIGAFTWWSLLDQRVSVWTTLAGPLGVLLTALLVNPAILPAYIAWVMATRYVFCIALSLFRGGGFPISYPFLLYFSQIVGAAVKSFVMFRLDRQRWTRQTAGSAPRPAAARLGNILSSYVHMLTLGWLTLGVLFISGLI; via the coding sequence ATGCAGGTCCTGGGTCACGTCCTTTATCTGCTGGTTCTGGGCATCCTGCTGTCCAGCCTGCCCACCGGTGCGCTGGACGGGGCCGAAGGCGCGATCCTGGCGCTGGGGGTCATCGGCCTCTGGCGCTATTCCTGGGCGGCGATCAACTTCGGCCGGGCGACCTGGTATCAGCTTTTCGCCTATCCCCGGCTGCGTCAAAGGGCGGCCGTGGCCTATGCGGGCCGGGCGGCCCCGGCACATGCCTATTTCCTGGTCACCAGCTACAAGATCGACCCGGATGTGACGACCCGGGTCTACCGGTCGATCTTTGCCGCGGCCGCGGAATCGGTCGGCGGGGCGACGGTCGTCGCCTCGGTGGTGGACGGGGCCGACCTGCGGCTGATCCGGTCGGTCTTTGCGCAGATGCGGACCGACATGGCAAGCGTGCGGCTGATCGTCGATCAGGTGCCGGGCACGGGCAAGCGCGATGCGCTGGCCAAGGCGCTGCGCACCATCACCGGGCAGGCGCCGTCGTGGCGCGATATCGTCATCCTGGTCGATGGCGACAGCTGCGTGCCGATCGACGTGGTGGCCCGGTCCGCGCCGTATTTCTGCGATCCGGCGGTCGGGGCGCTGACGACCGACGAAAGCGTCGAGATCACCGACGCGCCGGCCTTCCGCGACTGGTTTGCGCTGCGGTTCACCCAGCGCCAGATGATGATGTCGTCGATGGGGCTGAGCCGCCGCGTCCTGACGCTGACCGGCCGGATGTCGGTGTTCCGGGCTGATCTTGCCACCGATCCGGGGTTCATCCGGCAGGTGCAGAGCGACTACCTGGACCACTGGCGTCTCGGCCGGGTCGATTTTCTGACCGGAGACGACAAGTCGACCTGGTTCTGGCTGCTCAAGAACGGCTACCAGATGCTGTATCTGCCCGATGTGCAGACCGTGTCGATGGAACGCCAGCCCCTACCGGGATTCGTCGAGTCGGCCGTCACGCTGATGGTCCGCTGGTTCGGCAACATGATGCGGACCAACGGCCGGGCACTGGCGCTGCCCGCAACCCGGATCGGCGCTTTCACCTGGTGGTCGCTGCTGGATCAGCGGGTCTCGGTCTGGACGACGCTGGCGGGGCCCCTGGGGGTGCTGCTGACGGCGCTGCTGGTCAACCCCGCGATCCTGCCCGCCTACATCGCCTGGGTGATGGCGACGCGGTATGTGTTCTGCATCGCGCTGTCGCTGTTCCGGGGTGGCGGATTTCCGATCAGCTATCCGTTCCTGCTCTACTTCAGCCAGATCGTCGGCGCGGCCGTGAAAAGCTTCGTCATGTTCCGCCTCGACCGGCAACGCTGGACCCGGCAGACCGCCGGTTCGGCCCCCCGCCCTGCGGCGGCGCGGCTGGGCAACATCCTCTCGTCCTATGTCCACATGCTGACGCTCGGCTGGCTCACGCTGGGTGTGCTGTTCATCTCGGGCCTGATCTGA
- a CDS encoding MBOAT family protein — MVFSSETFLFLFLPLFLAVYYLTPVRFRSVTILIGSYAFYGWWRIDFLGLLFLTTLWTYAFGRGIGAAKSRRAAKTFLIIGLTGCLAVLGVFKYLNFFIDSFATLWGTDAAGLGVHWKLILPIGVSFYVFQAVSYLIDVYRKDAVATAGFFDFAAFIALFPQLVAGPILRFKDLAGQFAHREHSLDLFLQGTTIFAIGLAKKVLLADTVAPLANLAFQTPDPSMALSWIGAIAYMIQLYFDFSGYSDMAIGIGLMLGFHFIRNFDTPYISRSITEFWRRWHISLSVWLRDYLYIPLGGNRRGGARTYVNLMLVMVLGGLWHGANWTFVLWGLWHGAWLALERATGRAKATDLFALGGTLLIVLLGWVMFRAASVTEALGVYSGMLGLNGFATAPEVALAITTESLLFLMLGVAVAALEPRLNHAAATRLRPGPAGRLTALNALVPAVLVNGLGAFAVMKLAEQSFSPFLYFQF, encoded by the coding sequence ATGGTGTTCTCGTCGGAAACCTTCCTGTTCCTGTTCCTGCCGCTGTTCCTCGCGGTCTATTACCTGACGCCGGTGCGGTTCCGGTCGGTCACGATCCTGATCGGGTCCTATGCCTTCTACGGCTGGTGGCGGATCGACTTCCTGGGCCTGCTGTTTCTGACAACCCTCTGGACCTATGCCTTCGGGCGGGGCATCGGCGCGGCGAAAAGCCGACGGGCGGCAAAGACCTTTCTGATCATCGGGCTGACGGGCTGTCTGGCCGTGCTGGGGGTGTTCAAGTATCTGAACTTCTTCATCGACAGCTTTGCCACGCTATGGGGCACGGATGCGGCCGGCCTTGGCGTGCACTGGAAACTGATCCTGCCGATCGGCGTGTCGTTCTACGTGTTTCAGGCGGTCAGCTATCTGATCGATGTCTATCGCAAGGATGCGGTCGCCACGGCCGGCTTCTTCGACTTCGCCGCCTTCATCGCCCTGTTCCCGCAGCTTGTCGCGGGCCCGATCCTGCGCTTCAAGGATCTGGCCGGGCAATTCGCCCACCGCGAACATTCACTGGACCTGTTCCTTCAGGGGACGACGATCTTTGCCATCGGCCTGGCGAAAAAGGTGCTTCTGGCCGACACGGTCGCACCCCTGGCAAACCTGGCCTTCCAGACCCCCGATCCGTCGATGGCCCTGTCGTGGATCGGCGCCATCGCCTACATGATCCAGCTTTATTTCGACTTTTCGGGCTACAGCGACATGGCCATCGGCATCGGCCTGATGCTGGGCTTTCACTTCATCCGCAACTTCGACACGCCCTACATCAGCCGGTCGATCACCGAATTCTGGCGGCGCTGGCACATCAGCCTGTCGGTCTGGCTGCGCGACTACCTTTACATCCCGCTGGGTGGCAACCGCAGGGGCGGGGCGCGGACCTATGTGAACCTGATGCTGGTCATGGTGCTGGGCGGCCTGTGGCACGGCGCGAACTGGACGTTCGTGCTCTGGGGCCTGTGGCATGGCGCCTGGCTGGCGCTTGAACGTGCCACCGGGCGGGCGAAGGCCACCGACCTGTTCGCGCTTGGCGGCACGCTGCTGATCGTGCTGCTGGGCTGGGTCATGTTCCGCGCCGCCAGCGTGACCGAGGCGCTGGGCGTCTACAGCGGGATGCTGGGCCTGAACGGGTTCGCCACCGCGCCGGAGGTGGCGCTGGCGATCACCACCGAAAGCCTGCTGTTCCTGATGCTGGGCGTGGCGGTCGCGGCGCTGGAACCGCGCCTGAACCATGCCGCCGCGACCCGGCTGCGGCCCGGCCCGGCGGGCAGGCTGACCGCGCTCAATGCGCTGGTGCCGGCGGTGCTGGTCAACGGGCTGGGTGCCTTTGCCGTCATGAAACTTGCGGAACAGAGCTTCTCTCCGTTCCTCTACTTCCAGTTCTAG
- a CDS encoding NosD domain-containing protein — protein sequence MGNALAVLLLCGGVLLPAGAGAQQADYLARQRIEAAVARLSDPLAAGTLADDAASVMAGVGLAWNAAAAPAAAAKAFVPDTRAVIELVDIRLLLTQIAIQTGARDHLALVRAQGARDHDVILLRGGFATLADLPALSKGTPAQDFVTVTPDGIVLSRPLAIWTDAGLTLGPADQLILDRPSGSFVANLGWLDVQGGAIIGTDGPNAAEPAFRPFVLTAGQGGFTASDATLQALGFGASDVFGGMAVANNGLVAPLFSSAITDSALIDVATLGLIGTTGAVVSGNHIAAATGTAILISHARETVVAANRLTALSGSQAIRVTAGSADVRISGNLLSGTARTGILVDRDSRAVSVTGNLVAGSQTTGIGVEKARCVTITGNLVAGNGGTGITLTDTDDTTATGNAILFNRGSGVLVRDQAAAAQVWLTGNVLAGNRDGLRGATPGDVAVEGNDLDGQMPRVFAGDLAPLTVDWLRSRRDAVVSIPAPSPAPCDFQGNG from the coding sequence ATGGGTAACGCGCTGGCGGTGCTGCTGCTCTGCGGGGGCGTTCTGCTGCCTGCGGGTGCCGGGGCGCAACAGGCGGACTACCTTGCCCGCCAGCGGATCGAGGCGGCGGTGGCCCGCCTGTCCGATCCGCTGGCGGCGGGCACGCTGGCGGATGACGCGGCCTCGGTCATGGCCGGGGTCGGGCTGGCTTGGAATGCGGCCGCCGCCCCGGCTGCGGCTGCGAAAGCCTTCGTGCCCGACACGCGCGCGGTGATCGAACTGGTCGACATACGGCTGCTGCTGACCCAGATCGCGATCCAGACCGGGGCGCGGGATCACCTGGCCCTGGTCCGGGCGCAGGGTGCGCGCGACCATGACGTGATCCTGCTGCGCGGCGGCTTTGCCACGCTGGCCGATCTGCCGGCCCTGTCGAAAGGCACCCCGGCGCAGGATTTCGTGACCGTGACGCCGGATGGCATCGTGCTGTCGCGCCCGCTTGCCATCTGGACGGATGCCGGGCTGACGCTGGGCCCGGCCGATCAACTGATCCTCGATCGCCCGAGCGGCAGCTTTGTCGCAAACCTGGGCTGGCTGGACGTGCAAGGCGGCGCGATCATCGGGACCGACGGTCCGAACGCCGCCGAACCCGCCTTCCGCCCCTTTGTCCTGACGGCGGGGCAGGGCGGCTTCACCGCAAGCGACGCGACGCTTCAGGCGCTGGGGTTCGGCGCATCGGATGTTTTCGGCGGGATGGCGGTGGCGAACAACGGGCTTGTCGCGCCGCTGTTCTCGTCCGCCATCACGGACAGTGCGCTGATCGACGTGGCGACGCTGGGGCTGATCGGCACGACCGGGGCCGTGGTGTCCGGCAACCACATCGCCGCCGCGACCGGCACCGCGATCCTGATTTCCCACGCGAGGGAAACGGTCGTTGCAGCCAACAGGCTCACCGCCCTGTCCGGAAGCCAGGCGATCCGCGTGACGGCAGGTTCGGCCGACGTGCGGATCAGCGGCAACCTCCTGTCCGGCACGGCCCGGACCGGGATTCTGGTCGACCGCGACAGCCGTGCCGTCAGCGTCACGGGCAATCTTGTCGCCGGCAGCCAGACGACCGGAATCGGCGTCGAAAAGGCAAGGTGCGTCACCATCACGGGCAACCTTGTCGCGGGCAACGGCGGAACCGGGATCACCCTGACCGATACGGATGACACCACGGCCACCGGCAACGCGATCCTGTTCAATCGCGGCTCCGGCGTGCTTGTGCGCGATCAGGCGGCCGCGGCGCAGGTCTGGCTGACCGGGAATGTGCTGGCCGGAAACCGCGACGGCCTGCGCGGCGCCACACCGGGCGATGTGGCAGTCGAGGGCAACGACCTTGACGGCCAGATGCCGCGCGTCTTCGCCGGCGATCTGGCCCCGCTGACCGTGGACTGGCTGCGCAGCCGCCGCGACGCGGTGGTTTCCATCCCGGCCCCGTCACCCGCACCTTGCGACTTTCAAGGAAACGGCTGA
- a CDS encoding nucleotide sugar dehydrogenase: MANISVFGIGYVGVVSAACLARDGHSVIAVDIEPARVDVINSGRSPIVENGLDELIADAVAQGLLTATLDAEKAVAETDASFVCVGTPSNPDGSVGLAHVTGVCQIVGRALAKKNAYHSVIIRSTIVPGTMETACISALEAASGLKAGVDFGVGYYPEFLRESTAIEDYDNPGLIVFGALDAPTFAILNLLNKDMPCTTHEVDLRTAEMVKYTSNTWRAVKVTFANEIGNIAKACGLDGQLVMKLLCSDDKVNISSHFMRPGFAFGGSCLPKDVRALQQLAKARDVEAPLMAAVLNANDAQIDRAARMVTKTGKKTVGLVGISFKPGTDDLRESPLAELASRLIADGHDVQVYDPNVSTGYAHDLAGVGRGNDVVPDLRDRMVPTIQELIDASDMILVGNSYAEAVEPLRKALKDQPMVDLTRLQPGLVSGGTYQGICW, from the coding sequence ATGGCCAACATATCGGTCTTTGGAATTGGCTATGTCGGCGTCGTTTCGGCCGCATGTCTGGCGCGCGACGGGCATTCCGTCATTGCTGTGGATATCGAGCCCGCTCGCGTGGACGTGATCAATTCCGGGCGGTCGCCCATTGTCGAGAACGGGCTCGACGAGCTGATTGCGGACGCGGTGGCGCAGGGCCTTCTGACCGCCACGCTGGATGCTGAAAAGGCAGTTGCGGAAACCGATGCCAGCTTTGTCTGCGTCGGCACGCCCAGCAACCCCGACGGGTCGGTGGGTCTGGCCCACGTGACGGGCGTGTGCCAGATCGTCGGGCGCGCGCTGGCGAAGAAGAACGCCTATCACTCGGTCATCATCCGGTCGACCATCGTGCCCGGCACGATGGAAACGGCCTGCATTTCCGCGCTGGAAGCGGCGTCGGGGCTGAAGGCGGGCGTGGATTTCGGCGTGGGTTACTACCCTGAATTCCTGCGCGAAAGCACCGCGATCGAGGATTACGACAACCCCGGCCTGATCGTGTTCGGCGCACTCGACGCGCCGACGTTCGCGATCCTGAACCTGCTGAACAAGGACATGCCCTGCACGACACACGAGGTGGACCTGCGCACCGCCGAAATGGTGAAGTACACGTCGAACACCTGGCGCGCGGTCAAGGTCACCTTCGCCAACGAGATCGGCAACATCGCCAAGGCCTGCGGTCTGGACGGGCAGTTGGTGATGAAACTGCTGTGCTCGGACGACAAGGTGAACATCTCGTCGCACTTCATGCGGCCGGGCTTTGCCTTCGGCGGGTCGTGCCTGCCCAAGGACGTGCGGGCCCTGCAGCAGCTTGCCAAGGCGCGCGATGTCGAGGCGCCCCTGATGGCGGCCGTCCTGAACGCGAATGACGCCCAGATCGACCGGGCGGCGCGGATGGTGACCAAGACCGGCAAGAAGACCGTGGGCCTGGTGGGCATCAGTTTCAAGCCCGGAACGGACGACCTGCGGGAAAGCCCGCTGGCAGAACTGGCATCGCGGCTGATCGCCGACGGGCATGACGTGCAGGTCTATGACCCGAACGTCAGCACCGGCTACGCGCATGATCTGGCCGGGGTCGGCCGGGGCAACGACGTGGTGCCCGACCTGCGCGACCGGATGGTGCCGACGATCCAAGAGCTGATCGACGCATCCGACATGATCCTTGTCGGCAACAGCTATGCCGAGGCGGTGGAGCCGCTGCGCAAGGCATTGAAAGATCAGCCGATGGTCGATCTGACACGCCTTCAGCCCGGCCTTGTGTCGGGCGGCACCTATCAGGGCATCTGCTGGTAA